In Choloepus didactylus isolate mChoDid1 chromosome 6, mChoDid1.pri, whole genome shotgun sequence, one DNA window encodes the following:
- the LOC119536097 gene encoding olfactory receptor 52R1-like gives MLASRNTSSHPVSFVLLGIPGLESSQFWIAFPVCAMYAVTVLGNITLLHIIRTDLMLHEPMYLFLAMLAVTDLVLSSSTQPKMLAILWFHAHEIGYHACLTQVFFIHTFSSVESGVLMAMALDRYVAICFPLCHSSILTPSIVGKLGAVVMLRGVLWVSPFCFMVSRMPFCQSQVIPQSYCEHMAVLKLVCADTRVNRGYGLFVAFSVVGFDIIVISVSYVMILRAVLQLPSGEVWIRAFGTCASHICVILTFYIPALFTFLTHRFGHHVPQVVHIIFANVYLLVPPMLNPIIYGVRTKQIWDRVILGFCGKDP, from the coding sequence ATGCTGGCTTCCAGGAACACCTCTTCTCATCCGGTATCCTTTGTTCTGCTTGGAATCCCAGGACTTGAGAGTTCCCAGTTCTGGATTGCCTTCCCAGTCTGTGCCATGTATGCTGTCACTGTTCTGGGCAATATCACTCTCCTTCATATAATCAGAACTGACCTCATGCTCCATGAGCCCATGTACCTCTTTCTGGCCATGCTGGCTGTCACTGACCTGGTCCTCTCCTCCTCCACCCAACCTAAAATGCTGGCCATACTCTGGTTTCATGCTCATGAGATTGGCTACCATGCCTGCCTCACCCAGGTGTTCTTCATCCACACCTTCTCTTCTGTGGAGTCCGGGGTGCTCATGGCTATGGCCTTGGACCGCTATGTGGCTATCTGCTTCCCACTGTGCCACTCGAGTATCCTGACCCCATCTATTGTGGGCAAACTGGGGGCAGTTGTGATGCTAAGAGGGGTGCTGTGGGTGAGCCCCTTCTGCTTCATGGTCTCCAGAATGCCCTTCTGCCAGAGCCAGGTCATTCCTCAATCATACTGTGAGCACATGGCTGTGCTGAAGCTGGTGTGTGCTGATACCAGAGTAAATCGTGGATATGGGCTCTTTGTGGCCTTCTCTGTGGTTGGTTTTGATATAATTGTCATCAGTGTATCCTATGTCATGATCTTGAGAGCTGTGCTGCAGCTGCCCTCAGGTGAAGTCTGGATCAGGGCTTTTGGCACATGTGCCTCCCATATCTGTGTTATCTTAACTTTTTATATCCCAGCCCTCTTTACTTTCCTCACCCACCGCTTTGGCCATCATGTGCCCCAAGTGGTACACATCATATTTGCTAATGTCTATCTACTGGTTCCTCCCATGCTCAACCCCATCATCTATGGAGTTAGAACCAAACAGATCTGGGACAGAGTTATACTGGGATTTTGTGGGAAAGACCCCTGA